A section of the Spirosoma pollinicola genome encodes:
- a CDS encoding tape measure protein translates to MNSVDGALSFNASINDVNFRAWLEQSERKVLGFSNTVARESAKIDDSFKRLGQLAAGYFSFQALSGLPEQIIKVRGEFQQLEIAFTTMLRSKSKADAFLKEGVAFAATSPFSLRDIGQGQKQLLAYGFSVNEIIPALKRLGDISAGLGLPLERLTYLYGTTKTQGRLFAQDLNQFVGSGIPLIAQLAKQFGVAEDKVRALVENGKVGFAEVKKAIEGMTSGSGIFAGTLDAQSKSLLGLKEKLGDAYDAVLNEIGKKNEGIIANLLNTATDVVTHYQDIIDILKVGVTVYGSYRAALLLVSTAQRANLIFTQTMALQQGLASLSGTTLTATQLRLAASTSLLSRAQAALNATMLANPYVLVGTALAALVTYVVLFEDETKKLKSSQEILADSGKEAISNFNKQRGEIKTLIGVIRNQNVAESERLIAYEKLKSVAPDVVAGLDFQRAKTVDLTSAVNQYLISLRKKIQLESGQNKAKEAYDQQTEAAEKLKKAEDDLIANQGKTGRQQIGMGLTADSPLVLARKNLEAAQKTKREADQVVGQVEQALSNIYAGTNSKAEIEANIARQERLMAGLDKLSFGYKIAEGSLNDYKKQLAELTAGETKVQAVQGKTIEQLGEEIKLKKESLSTANSDAQNAKIRADIDKLEAQHRKLSGVLTAEEKKAARNADKVGPYGSVTYWENIIKKVDTVLGKTPKDNTAEIARQNAIKLNAENQLELARKATALKSFDEELSDKRAKYELYTKWVSAYGQQAADAQFAGLLKSGQSYVDYLNTQIQKLEARGKSGKLDEKSALNLSALIDERDQVTGKKSSIDRFNESLRTAQTEAGSLSQYLIELKKRQDELNKTKPLSKDDFDIRRQLAEETVQVEQQLRQQLDQFLTSYASSGQQQLAIQRDFADKRVALDKQYADKRGAAYLTALGVINTAEKQALQEFQQRKLEETEAYKTTTKVILEEGRKGLKIQIDNQKAVVESARTLFGENSEAFKKAQKELNALQKQFSEGDIAIVNQYASVINQFGQSLISMGGDAAQAGEALVALSSNVGLIADSFKKGIEKSELYSNAIQGVIGLFSAITTAASQRKKAELDYYNAVIAQQQQYNLLLNQQLGTQAKARENIFVKDYTGELTDAFKQFDDAQLKYQESLKKLNQGKAKAGLQGYFDSSTFLKTVGSGAATGAAIGAIGGPAGAAVGAIVGGIVGGIAGFFSSNKKVDEFSSLLNLYPNLIQKTADGVDTLNTSLAQTLIDQGLVDDQTKQLLQSTIDWQKQMDEARQAIKGIVSDLASGLGDKLRDSLVGAFEDGTDAAAAFRDSVSSILEDLVTKMLFSKAFNGLFTQLEADLTKSLNVADGGDGNVIDDFQKFTDNSKGALDLFNQWLQQFQDAAKASGLDVLKPTSGSSASKNPNSVSNAIAGISESTANVLEGQFNAMRIIDADTNAAIRQSLIVLSGIEKNTGRTADNTDYLKSIDKRLQQIANDPTRGIGGTPL, encoded by the coding sequence ATGAATTCAGTTGATGGAGCACTTTCATTCAATGCCAGTATCAATGATGTAAACTTTCGGGCTTGGCTTGAGCAATCTGAAAGGAAGGTGCTTGGATTTTCAAATACCGTCGCTCGTGAAAGTGCCAAGATAGATGATTCCTTTAAGCGTTTAGGCCAATTAGCCGCCGGCTATTTCTCGTTTCAGGCCCTTTCGGGCCTTCCCGAACAGATTATAAAGGTCCGGGGTGAATTCCAGCAGCTGGAAATAGCCTTTACGACCATGCTTCGCTCCAAGAGCAAAGCGGATGCCTTTTTAAAAGAAGGGGTGGCCTTTGCGGCTACCTCGCCCTTCTCGCTTCGGGATATTGGTCAGGGTCAGAAACAACTGCTCGCCTACGGTTTTTCGGTAAACGAAATCATTCCGGCCCTAAAACGCCTGGGCGATATATCCGCCGGACTGGGCCTGCCTCTGGAGCGGCTCACCTACCTCTACGGGACGACCAAAACCCAGGGACGGCTGTTTGCTCAGGATCTGAATCAGTTCGTTGGGTCAGGTATTCCGCTCATTGCGCAGCTGGCCAAACAGTTTGGGGTTGCCGAAGACAAGGTGCGGGCCCTGGTCGAAAATGGAAAGGTCGGTTTTGCCGAGGTTAAAAAGGCCATCGAAGGCATGACATCGGGCTCCGGTATTTTTGCCGGAACCCTCGACGCCCAAAGCAAGAGTTTACTGGGACTGAAAGAAAAGCTGGGGGATGCCTACGATGCTGTGCTCAATGAGATTGGCAAGAAGAACGAAGGCATTATTGCCAATCTGCTCAACACGGCGACCGATGTGGTTACGCATTATCAGGATATCATTGATATTCTGAAGGTGGGCGTGACGGTCTACGGCTCCTACCGGGCGGCTTTGTTGCTAGTGTCTACCGCCCAGCGGGCCAACCTGATTTTTACCCAAACGATGGCCCTTCAGCAGGGGCTGGCCAGTCTGTCAGGAACGACGCTCACTGCAACCCAATTACGCTTAGCTGCCTCCACCTCACTGCTGTCACGGGCCCAGGCGGCCCTGAACGCCACGATGCTGGCCAATCCGTACGTGCTGGTCGGCACGGCCCTGGCCGCCCTGGTCACCTACGTGGTGCTGTTTGAGGATGAGACCAAAAAGCTCAAGTCATCCCAGGAGATTCTAGCAGATTCGGGCAAAGAAGCCATCTCGAATTTCAACAAACAGCGCGGGGAGATTAAAACTCTGATCGGGGTGATTCGCAATCAGAACGTTGCTGAATCGGAGCGGTTAATAGCTTACGAGAAATTAAAATCGGTAGCTCCCGATGTGGTGGCGGGACTTGACTTTCAGCGGGCTAAAACGGTTGATCTGACCAGTGCGGTCAATCAGTACCTAATCTCGCTGCGCAAGAAAATCCAGCTGGAGTCGGGTCAGAATAAAGCCAAAGAAGCCTACGATCAGCAAACCGAAGCGGCCGAAAAACTCAAAAAAGCGGAAGATGATCTGATTGCCAATCAGGGTAAAACGGGGCGGCAACAAATCGGTATGGGGCTTACGGCGGACTCGCCGTTGGTACTGGCCCGGAAGAATTTGGAAGCGGCTCAGAAAACCAAACGGGAAGCCGATCAGGTGGTGGGGCAGGTCGAACAGGCGCTGTCAAATATCTACGCTGGCACCAACTCAAAAGCCGAAATTGAAGCCAACATCGCCCGGCAGGAGCGGTTGATGGCAGGTTTAGACAAATTAAGCTTTGGCTATAAAATAGCCGAGGGTAGTCTGAACGACTATAAAAAGCAGCTGGCTGAACTCACCGCCGGCGAAACCAAAGTACAGGCCGTTCAGGGCAAAACTATTGAGCAGCTGGGTGAGGAGATCAAACTCAAAAAAGAGTCGTTGTCGACCGCTAATTCCGATGCCCAGAACGCCAAAATTCGGGCCGATATTGACAAACTCGAAGCTCAGCACCGAAAGCTCAGTGGTGTTCTAACGGCGGAGGAGAAAAAAGCGGCCCGCAATGCCGATAAGGTGGGCCCCTATGGCTCGGTGACCTACTGGGAGAATATCATCAAGAAAGTCGATACGGTCCTGGGCAAAACGCCCAAGGACAATACGGCTGAGATTGCCCGGCAGAATGCCATTAAGCTCAATGCGGAGAATCAACTGGAGCTGGCCAGAAAAGCCACTGCCCTTAAATCCTTCGATGAGGAGCTGAGTGACAAACGAGCCAAGTATGAGCTCTATACCAAGTGGGTTTCGGCCTATGGCCAGCAGGCGGCGGATGCCCAGTTTGCGGGGTTACTAAAATCCGGCCAGTCGTACGTCGATTATTTGAATACCCAGATTCAAAAACTTGAAGCGAGGGGCAAATCGGGCAAACTCGATGAGAAAAGTGCGCTGAACCTATCGGCCCTGATCGATGAGCGGGATCAGGTAACGGGCAAAAAATCCAGTATTGATCGCTTTAATGAGAGTTTACGCACCGCCCAGACTGAAGCGGGCAGTTTATCACAGTATCTGATCGAGCTTAAAAAGCGCCAGGATGAGCTAAATAAAACCAAGCCGCTCTCCAAAGACGACTTTGACATCCGTCGCCAGCTGGCCGAAGAGACCGTTCAGGTCGAGCAGCAACTGCGTCAGCAGCTGGATCAGTTCCTGACGTCTTATGCCTCCTCGGGTCAGCAGCAACTGGCCATTCAGCGCGATTTTGCCGATAAGCGGGTAGCGCTGGATAAGCAGTATGCAGACAAACGCGGAGCGGCTTACCTGACCGCGCTGGGCGTCATTAACACCGCTGAAAAACAGGCGCTTCAGGAGTTTCAACAGCGAAAACTGGAAGAAACGGAGGCCTACAAAACGACTACCAAAGTCATTCTGGAAGAGGGTCGAAAGGGCCTAAAAATCCAGATCGATAACCAGAAGGCCGTCGTTGAAAGCGCCAGAACCTTATTTGGAGAAAACAGTGAAGCCTTTAAAAAGGCTCAGAAAGAGCTCAACGCCCTGCAAAAGCAGTTCAGCGAGGGTGATATTGCCATAGTCAATCAGTATGCGTCGGTCATTAATCAGTTCGGTCAGAGTCTGATCAGTATGGGGGGCGATGCGGCCCAGGCCGGTGAAGCCCTGGTAGCCCTTTCGTCAAACGTGGGCCTGATTGCCGATTCGTTTAAAAAGGGCATCGAAAAGTCCGAACTCTATAGTAATGCCATTCAGGGGGTGATCGGCTTGTTTAGCGCCATCACCACGGCCGCTTCCCAGCGCAAAAAAGCCGAACTGGATTATTACAATGCGGTCATTGCCCAACAGCAGCAGTACAATCTGTTGTTAAACCAGCAGCTGGGTACCCAGGCCAAAGCGAGGGAGAATATCTTCGTAAAAGATTATACGGGTGAATTAACGGACGCCTTTAAACAGTTCGATGATGCCCAGCTCAAGTATCAGGAGAGTCTGAAAAAGCTCAATCAGGGCAAAGCCAAAGCGGGCCTTCAGGGCTATTTCGATTCGAGTACATTCCTGAAAACTGTAGGGTCGGGAGCCGCTACGGGCGCGGCCATTGGTGCCATTGGTGGGCCAGCTGGCGCTGCAGTAGGTGCGATTGTGGGCGGCATTGTGGGCGGCATCGCTGGCTTTTTTAGCTCGAACAAAAAGGTTGACGAGTTCTCCTCGCTGCTTAATCTGTACCCAAACCTGATTCAGAAAACGGCCGATGGGGTCGATACGCTCAACACCAGTCTGGCCCAGACCCTGATCGATCAGGGTTTAGTCGACGATCAGACCAAGCAGCTTCTTCAGTCGACCATCGACTGGCAGAAGCAGATGGATGAGGCCCGGCAGGCCATTAAGGGCATTGTATCAGATCTGGCTTCGGGGCTGGGCGATAAACTGCGTGATTCACTGGTGGGCGCCTTTGAGGATGGCACCGATGCAGCCGCAGCGTTCCGTGATTCGGTCAGCTCGATTCTGGAAGATCTGGTGACCAAGATGCTGTTTTCCAAAGCCTTCAATGGCCTCTTTACCCAGCTTGAAGCCGATCTGACCAAATCGCTTAACGTCGCTGACGGGGGCGATGGGAACGTGATTGATGACTTTCAGAAGTTTACCGACAATTCCAAAGGTGCGCTGGACCTCTTTAACCAGTGGCTTCAACAGTTTCAGGATGCGGCCAAAGCCTCGGGACTGGATGTGTTGAAGCCGACATCGGGCAGTTCAGCTTCGAAGAATCCCAATTCGGTCTCGAATGCTATCGCCGGAATTAGTGAATCGACGGCGAATGTACTCGAGGGCCAGTTTAACGCCATGCGCATCATCGATGCCGATACCAATGCAGCCATTCGTCAATCCCTGATCGTTCTGTCGGGCATTGAGAAAAATACTGGCCGTACTGCCGACAATACCGATTACCTGAAATCGATAGATAAACGACTTCAGCAGATTGCCAACGACCCGACGCGGGGAATTGGCGGTACACCATTATAA
- a CDS encoding DUF3127 domain-containing protein, which translates to MALELVGKLIKVLPEVSGQSQKGPWSKQEFVIETLDASYPKKVCLTAWGDKVADLKQYATGDTLKATFSAESREYNDRWYTELRAFRIELGEGEGGSAPAAPRSAPAQQSRPAQSSQPAAMSFNSAFEEESNDLPF; encoded by the coding sequence ATGGCACTGGAATTAGTCGGAAAACTTATAAAAGTACTGCCCGAAGTATCGGGTCAAAGCCAGAAAGGCCCCTGGAGTAAGCAGGAATTTGTTATTGAAACACTGGATGCATCATACCCCAAAAAAGTATGTCTGACGGCCTGGGGTGATAAAGTTGCAGATTTAAAACAATATGCAACCGGTGATACACTCAAAGCAACGTTCAGCGCTGAGTCACGCGAATATAATGATCGCTGGTACACCGAACTGCGGGCGTTTCGTATCGAATTAGGGGAAGGTGAAGGCGGTTCTGCACCTGCTGCCCCCCGGTCGGCACCAGCACAACAGTCGCGTCCGGCGCAGTCGAGTCAACCGGCTGCAATGTCGTTCAACTCTGCTTTTGAAGAAGAAAGTAATGACCTTCCTTTCTAA
- a CDS encoding SDR family oxidoreductase, protein MKDKVVLITGASSGIGRALAFAFGLEGATVVICGRKADALQAVSNELRQAGIHVLALTADVSVEANVKTLIEQTVTSFGKIDILINNAGVSHRSMLIDTEPVVIQKVMDINFMGTVYATRYALPYIQLAKGSIVGISSIAGYRGLPVRSGYSASKFAMNGFLEAVRTELLHTGVHVLTACPGFTASNIRFSALDAHGQAKGETMRDEGNMMTAEECADHILKAVKNRKRELVLTTQGKITVFLNKWLPTLMDKLVYNTLAKEKDSPLKQ, encoded by the coding sequence ATGAAAGATAAAGTAGTTCTCATTACCGGTGCTTCGTCGGGAATTGGTCGTGCCTTAGCCTTTGCCTTTGGGCTCGAAGGGGCAACCGTTGTTATTTGTGGCCGTAAAGCCGATGCCCTTCAGGCAGTCAGTAACGAATTGCGTCAGGCAGGTATCCATGTTCTCGCTCTAACTGCCGACGTCAGCGTTGAAGCTAATGTTAAGACACTGATCGAACAAACTGTTACCAGTTTCGGGAAAATTGATATTTTAATCAATAACGCAGGGGTGTCCCATCGCTCTATGCTAATTGACACGGAGCCAGTCGTTATTCAAAAAGTGATGGACATCAATTTCATGGGTACCGTGTATGCAACCCGCTATGCCCTGCCCTATATTCAGCTTGCCAAAGGGTCCATTGTTGGTATTTCATCCATCGCGGGTTACAGGGGGCTACCCGTTCGAAGTGGATATTCGGCCTCGAAGTTTGCCATGAATGGGTTTCTGGAAGCGGTTCGGACGGAGTTACTACACACGGGTGTCCATGTACTCACAGCCTGTCCGGGATTTACAGCATCCAATATTCGTTTCTCAGCCCTTGATGCCCATGGGCAAGCCAAGGGCGAAACGATGCGCGATGAGGGTAATATGATGACGGCTGAAGAATGTGCCGACCACATTTTAAAGGCGGTAAAAAATCGCAAACGCGAACTTGTCTTGACAACCCAGGGCAAGATTACAGTTTTTCTCAACAAGTGGCTCCCTACGTTAATGGACAAACTCGTCTACAATACCCTGGCAAAGGAAAAAGACTCACCACTTAAACAATGA
- a CDS encoding T9SS type B sorting domain-containing protein yields the protein MPNLYRSFFLPLFSIIIFLAMSQLAHATHIVGGELELRYLGTQGQYTHRINLNLYFDVVNGNPGADDGLVSVGIFAKRTNQLIGYVVLNRIGSEYIAYTKPACTNASLSTRLIRHSIDLTLDPNVFNDAGGYYMTWERCCRNGTITNIEAPAAAGSTFYLEFPAVVSGQTRFVNSSPVFTIPKGDYACIGQPFTLDFSAKDSDGDSLTYALVTPYNGFSTSATPNPGAVTLNSTPYFISGPYPLVRWKSGISTANEIPGTVPLQVNARSGLLNVTPNQAGLFVFSVEVTEYRAKKAIGRVRRDYQVLVLDCPKNNAPNLLFKPDGQKEFYKQGTVLTIAEKDTNCLSLFITDIDPNQRITVTNMSGSLPGLTLAPGNLLTRTSHDTLQVKFCFGRCVGGNGTPITLLIRATDDGCPQGLSDTISVRLNIIPSPNNKPLAGTDLPTNKASVSVGASLTFNAFGKDIDNDNITIQAVGRGFTLAQAGMSFGSASGIGTVSQPFTWKPTCTQATRAEYLVDFIVTDTRCNRNLRDTVTVNLAAIGLPSQPPTVRTTLAQQVVELVVSPGDSAGRTQFDVLGNDPDRDTLKLTAIGQGFDVKAAGMTFTDKFGLPTLESPFAWKPTCELMAGKLEATFVVDFVADDRSCQPNHAAVTTVTFHVKNPSFNADIKVPNIFTPNGDGFNDYFAVRNLPENTCDEQFNSIEVTNRWGQTVYKSSDPKFRWYGTDAAVGTYYYLLITSKRTVKGTVTLMR from the coding sequence ATGCCGAACCTGTACCGTTCCTTTTTTCTACCTCTCTTTTCGATCATCATCTTTCTGGCAATGAGTCAGTTGGCTCACGCAACACATATTGTTGGGGGCGAACTCGAACTGCGTTATCTTGGCACTCAGGGGCAATACACGCATCGCATCAATCTTAACCTCTACTTCGATGTCGTTAACGGAAATCCGGGCGCTGATGATGGCTTAGTATCTGTTGGTATTTTCGCGAAACGCACCAATCAACTTATCGGGTATGTTGTACTTAATCGCATCGGCAGCGAATACATAGCCTATACTAAACCTGCTTGTACGAATGCGAGTTTGAGTACACGGCTTATTCGGCATAGTATAGACCTGACGCTCGATCCCAACGTTTTCAACGATGCTGGCGGGTACTATATGACCTGGGAACGGTGTTGCCGCAACGGCACAATCACTAATATTGAAGCACCGGCAGCTGCCGGGTCAACATTTTATCTGGAATTTCCTGCGGTCGTGAGCGGCCAGACCCGCTTTGTCAATTCATCGCCCGTATTCACCATTCCAAAAGGCGATTACGCCTGTATTGGTCAACCTTTCACGCTGGATTTCAGTGCTAAAGATTCTGATGGGGACAGCCTGACATACGCTCTTGTGACTCCATATAACGGTTTTAGCACATCGGCAACCCCAAATCCCGGCGCAGTCACACTTAACTCCACGCCTTATTTTATATCCGGGCCTTATCCGCTTGTTCGCTGGAAAAGCGGCATTTCTACAGCTAATGAAATACCGGGAACGGTGCCCTTACAAGTTAATGCCCGTTCGGGTTTACTTAACGTGACACCTAACCAGGCGGGCCTTTTCGTCTTCTCGGTTGAAGTAACAGAATATAGGGCTAAAAAGGCAATTGGACGTGTGCGACGTGATTATCAGGTGTTGGTGCTGGATTGCCCTAAAAACAATGCGCCAAATCTTCTCTTTAAGCCCGACGGACAAAAAGAATTTTACAAACAGGGAACCGTATTAACGATTGCCGAAAAAGACACGAACTGCCTTAGTTTGTTCATCACCGATATTGACCCGAATCAACGCATTACGGTTACCAACATGAGTGGTTCGCTACCCGGTCTCACGCTTGCCCCCGGCAATCTGCTCACTCGAACCAGTCACGATACCCTTCAAGTCAAGTTCTGTTTCGGGCGGTGCGTTGGTGGAAACGGCACCCCCATAACACTACTTATTCGAGCTACTGACGACGGCTGTCCACAGGGGTTAAGCGACACGATAAGCGTGCGGCTGAATATCATTCCATCACCGAATAACAAACCACTGGCGGGCACCGATTTGCCAACCAACAAAGCCAGCGTTTCGGTGGGGGCATCGCTCACATTCAATGCCTTCGGAAAAGACATTGACAATGATAACATAACTATTCAGGCAGTTGGCAGAGGGTTTACACTCGCACAGGCAGGCATGAGTTTTGGTTCGGCATCGGGCATAGGTACGGTGTCACAACCCTTTACCTGGAAACCAACCTGCACGCAGGCAACGAGGGCTGAATACCTGGTCGATTTTATCGTGACTGATACTCGCTGCAATCGAAACCTGCGCGATACTGTTACGGTAAATCTGGCGGCAATCGGCCTGCCCAGCCAACCACCCACAGTTCGAACAACGCTTGCTCAACAGGTAGTTGAGTTAGTGGTTAGCCCAGGTGACTCTGCTGGACGCACTCAGTTCGACGTGTTGGGTAACGATCCGGACCGCGATACCCTAAAGCTAACCGCTATTGGACAAGGGTTCGATGTTAAAGCTGCGGGTATGACATTCACCGATAAATTTGGTCTGCCCACCCTGGAATCACCATTTGCCTGGAAGCCAACCTGTGAGTTGATGGCGGGTAAATTAGAAGCAACCTTCGTCGTGGATTTTGTAGCTGATGACCGCTCCTGCCAACCAAATCATGCCGCTGTAACAACCGTCACGTTCCACGTAAAAAACCCGTCCTTTAATGCTGACATTAAGGTTCCGAATATTTTTACGCCCAACGGTGATGGATTCAACGATTATTTTGCGGTCAGGAACTTGCCCGAAAATACCTGCGACGAACAGTTTAACTCTATTGAGGTAACAAATCGCTGGGGCCAAACGGTGTATAAATCATCAGATCCTAAATTTCGCTGGTACGGCACCGATGCTGCTGTTGGTACCTATTATTACCTGCTGATAACGTCAAAGCGAACAGTTAAAGGCACCGTTACATTAATGCGGTAA
- a CDS encoding tetratricopeptide repeat protein, whose product MALFRSFQAIPLKISLFFYFLSGLAEAQIVSSDSLRRADSLFSAGDQLKAARIFEDALAEGHTATDPMLLKLASAYEKQNDVPRLLYYLDVYFERHPDDVVLRRMNDIARANNLSGYETDDLNYFYLFYRKYGLYFLLFLMLPAVYVFTVLILKSLRKQAILARQKWVVFMYLLMLFIFTNLPEGIQSGIINHDRVLLRTDPSAAAPVAEIIGKGNKVSILGTEDIYLRVLWHNNLYFIRRDSVWII is encoded by the coding sequence ATGGCCTTATTCCGTTCATTCCAAGCCATTCCTCTTAAAATAAGCCTATTTTTTTATTTTTTGTCAGGACTCGCTGAGGCACAGATAGTTTCATCCGACTCCCTTCGGCGAGCCGATTCGCTATTTTCGGCTGGTGATCAGCTTAAAGCAGCAAGAATCTTTGAAGACGCATTAGCCGAGGGCCATACTGCCACCGATCCAATGCTGTTAAAACTTGCCAGTGCTTATGAAAAACAAAATGATGTACCCCGGCTACTTTATTACCTGGACGTATATTTTGAACGCCACCCCGACGATGTTGTGTTGCGACGAATGAACGACATCGCTCGGGCCAATAACCTGAGTGGTTACGAAACTGACGACCTAAATTATTTCTACCTTTTCTATCGGAAATATGGTCTCTATTTTCTTTTGTTTCTGATGCTTCCTGCGGTGTATGTGTTTACCGTTCTTATACTCAAATCGCTTAGGAAACAGGCAATATTGGCCCGACAAAAATGGGTGGTATTTATGTATCTACTGATGTTGTTCATCTTTACCAACCTCCCGGAAGGAATACAGTCGGGTATTATCAACCACGACCGTGTGCTGCTTCGTACCGACCCTTCGGCAGCGGCTCCCGTTGCCGAAATTATTGGCAAGGGTAATAAAGTTAGCATCCTGGGTACAGAGGATATCTATCTGCGGGTTCTCTGGCACAATAACCTCTATTTTATCAGGAGAGATAGTGTCTGGATAATTTAG